The Rhinoraja longicauda isolate Sanriku21f chromosome 7, sRhiLon1.1, whole genome shotgun sequence genomic sequence TATGTAATGGGCTGGTACCAGGTGACTGGGGCCGAGGAGGTGGACGGCATGGTGTCGTCTTGGACCAAGAAGCTGCAGTTGAGTCCCGCTTCGTGGTGAGAGAGGCCGTAGGAGTCTAGGGGCTCAGTCTTGAACATGACGGCGTCTTCCAGGGGTTCCCCTCTCATGATGGGCCGCTGCTGCTGGGGGGAGATGGGGTAGTCGCCGTAGGGCGAGTAGCCGGAGGGCATGTAGCCAAAGGTGTTGCCTGCCTCCTGGCTCATGTTGATCGGCGGCTGAGGCTCGGGTTGCATGCCCCTCTCCACCTTGGCTCCTGGGGAGACCCCGGCCTCGGAGTAGCCGTAGGAGCTGGAGATGTCTGGGATGTAGGGAGCGTGGTCGCAGTCGTCGGCGGTCAGGAGCTGGTGGGTGCGAGCGGCCAGgtagatggggttgagagggaggaaggggaagcgTAGGATGTTGAGGGGCGACACTTGCcccctggggctggggctggagtGGCAGGCGTCCTCCCTGTCCACACACACCTCTGACTTCATGGCCAGCAGGGTGGCTGGGATATTGGTCTGCTCCATCGCTCCCAGACCCTCCGCTGGACAGACCTTCAGCAGTTTGGGGTCCCCGGGGAGATTCCTCTCCGTGTTGACCAGGGACCAGGGACCCAGGGGGGCCGGGGTCTGTTTCCCAGCTCCCATCCCCTCGGAGCTGCTCTCACTCAAGCCCAAGTCGCAGTTGGTCCAAGAGGAGGGTTCGGCCGCCTCGCCCAGACTGGACACGGAGGACAAGGCGATGCCCTCCAGGTGTTTGGGGGAGATGCTGCTCTTCTCAGAGTCGCTCTCGGCTTTCCTCTCCAACGCCGCCGCCAGCTCGGACTGGGGAAGCAAGTCGTCCATGTAGAGCCCCATGGAGTCGGACACCGCCTTCAGCAGGTCTGTGGTCGAGCCGTCCCTGGAGCCCGTCCCAGAAGAGTAGGACAGGACCTTGCCCGGCGCCTCCTTCTCGTCCATGTTCTTCATGCTCCCTTGGTCCATTGGACGGGCGGAAAGTGCACAGGGGAACCACCGGCTTGCGACCGTCCGCTCTTGCAAACGTTGCCTCTCAAGGTTGGACTCCTCCAACGGCCACTGTGCAACTTTGCTCCATCCCACGCGTCTGCTCGCCTCTCCCTGTCAAATGCACCAGGCAGGCAATTCTTAGCGTCAACTTATCAAATTCTACCCAACTTTCTTGCACGGTCGTTATAAATTAAAAACTGGCATGTTTGCAAAACGGACACGAAACCCAAGGCGCTCCGAGCCCGGGTCAAGTTTAATGGCTTTAAGGGTATCAACACTTCATTTAAAACACAAACGGTTGAAAAGTCAAAAACGTCTTTCAGGCGTTCAACCCTGATCTATTTTTATAAACTTTGCACATTTAGGGATCCCGATGCCTCCTGATTTTGTAAGTCAAACTTGGAAACCCCAAGTGAACCCCCCTCCAAAATGGACCAAGACTATTTGAACCCCCAAGTGAAATCCCCCTCCAATATGGACCAAGACTATTTGAACCCCTAAGTGAACCCCCCTCCAAAATGGACCAAGACTATTTGAACCCCTCTCCAATACGGACCAAGTCTAGTTGTTGTTGGTCTAGATGCTGTCGGTCGGACAGAACTGTTCAAACTCTGGTGTAGTTTCGGAGTGTTTTTTTAAAGCGTCAGTCACAACTCCCCGGTTTAATACTTGggctttatttttgctttcactTTTACTCGTTCGTTTCGCTCGGCTGAATCATTCCTACCTGGACGCTTGAAATCGCAGTCGCAGCCCGGCTTGATGTGTGGATTTCTACCTCCTTCCCCCTTCGCAGTCTcggctctccctctccctctccctctccctctcctcctccctctctatcACGTGTGAGTTAGAGATGTGAGACTTCACGTATTGTGCAGCGATCCTCACACGTCACAGGAAAAAAAAGTTTACTCCTGAAATCTTTTGACTTACAAGGTAGAAAcatccacctcctccccctctcctccttcttcttctccacctccacaacctcctcctccccctcctcctccccctcctccacctcctcccctcctccaccttctcccactcctcctcctcctcctcttctcttcctccaccaccatcaccttctcctcctcctccaccatcacttctcctcctcctcctccatcaccacctcctccacctccaccaccaccacctcctcctcctcctccccctcctcctcccctcctcctcctcctcctcctcctcctcccctcctccccctcctccccctccactaccaccacctcctcctccccctcctcctccttcttccccacctcctcctcctcctcctcctcccctcctcctcctccccctcccctcctccacctcccctcctcctcccccttctcccccacctcccctcctcctcctcctccacccctccctttgcCTGAAAGCTACGCTGTCGCTCGCTTTCCCCGTGAACAACCCCGAGCTTGTCAACCTCTCTGCTCAATTATTACACCCCGCTCATTCTCAAAGTCCGGCGGGCGACCAGCGCAGTTTGCTCCGACCGCGTTAAGGTGCAAGAGACACAAAACTAGATGCGCCTTTCCAGATTCTTGTGTTTCTTGCAAATACTGTGCCGCGCGGGGATAACATTCAAATGCACAAGTTTGTGgggtttttgtttttaaataacgAGCAGACTTCTTGAATTGAATAGTGGAAAGGGTTGGACGGGAGCCGCCCGCATCTGTTTAAAGGAAAACAGCTATGGACGTGGGATTTAAACCGTATTTCACAAATCAGAGACGCCAGTGTGAAACCCCCTTGCTGGATGCAGATGGGAGTTTTTGTCAAAGTAGCTGGAAGTTGCAATTAAGTGCTGTAGCCAGCGATTTGCGATTtttaaggggaggggggttggagactGAGGATTGTACGAGTGCTGTGAAGTTGGTAGTGGTTCATAAAAGGACTGTATTTAACAGaggaacggggggagggggggtcactcCATATCTTTCATATTGTGTGAAAAAAACATCCTGTTGCCCAAGACCTTAGAAACGTGACGTGTTAAACAACAGCGGGCTACAATGTACAGGAGCGCGTCAAGATAGTTGGAGATAAAGGTTGTCTTCCAGTTATATTCGCTTCAAGATCGCAGTCAGAATGTTAAGCAAAACGCAAggtgctggggaaactcaacgggtcaggcagcatctgtggcacagTGAAGTGCAgagactggaatcttgagcaaagtacaCAGACATTgtctggcccgctgggttactccagcatttagtgctttgctccaagattccagcatctgcagttccttcatcagtctgaagaagggtctcgacccgaaacgtcacccattccttctctcctgagatgctgcctgacctgctgagttactccagcattttgtgaataaataccttcgatttgtaccagcatctgcagttattttcttatgcagtcCTTGGTGTCTGCACTAAGACTGTTATCCCAATGCAACAAAAGCGATTAGAACGGGGCGGTTCAAAATATCAGAGATAATGGGGAAATACTGATGACATTTCCAACCCTTGATTCCTTCTCCTCTCTCTTCCAAACACTACCAGGAACACTAATTTCCACGCTGCCCGAACTATTTCATTCTATGTCACACCACCAAACCAAAGG encodes the following:
- the LOC144595372 gene encoding progesterone receptor-like isoform X2 → MDQGSMKNMDEKEAPGKVLSYSSGTGSRDGSTTDLLKAVSDSMGLYMDDLLPQSELAAALERKAESDSEKSSISPKHLEGIALSSVSSLGEAAEPSSWTNCDLGLSESSSEGMGAGKQTPAPLGPWSLVNTERNLPGDPKLLKVCPAEGLGAMEQTNIPATLLAMKSEVCVDREDACHSSPSPRGQVSPLNILRFPFLPLNPIYLAARTHQLLTADDCDHAPYIPDISSSYGYSEAGVSPGAKVERGMQPEPQPPINMSQEAGNTFGYMPSGYSPYGDYPISPQQQRPIMRGEPLEDAVMFKTEPLDSYGLSHHEAGLNCSFLVQDDTMPSTSSAPVTWYQPITYLGYQGGTKTMSDSYSQGYSQYTGLIRPENGRGHVSHFAPGLSLQKLCLICGDEASGCHYGVLTCGSCKVFFKRAVEGQHKYLCAGRNDCIIDKIRRKNCPACRLRKCYQAGMVLGGFRNLHIDDQMTLIQYSWMGLMVFAMGWRSYKHVKGKMLYFAPDLIFNEQRMQKSAMYDLCIAMRQISQEFIHLQVTQEEFLCMKTLILLNTIPLEGLKSQSYFEEMRRDYIRELSRAINLQEKSAQTSSQRLYQLTKLMDSMHELVKRLHQFCLNTFVQSQALSVEFPEMMSEIITTQLPKILAGLVKPLLFHKK